A window from Pyrococcus kukulkanii encodes these proteins:
- the acdAI gene encoding acetate--CoA ligase II subunit alpha produces the protein MSLEALFNPKSIAVIGASSKPGKIGYAIMKNLIEYGYEGKIYPVNIKGGEMEISGRKFKVYKSILEVPDEVDMAVIVVPAKFVPQVLEECGQKGVKVVPIISSGFGELGEEGKKAERQLVETAKKYGMRILGPNIFGVVYTPAKLNATFGPTDVLPGPLALISQSGALGIALMGWTILEKIGLSAVVSVGNKADIDDADLLEFFKDDDNTKAILIYMEGVKDGRRFMEVAKEVSKKKPIIVIKAGRSERGAKAAASHTDSLAGSDTIYTAAFKQSGVLRALTIGEAFDWARALSNLPEPQGDNVVIITNGGGIGVMATDAAEEEGLHLYDDLEQLKVFANHMPPFGSYKNPVDLTGMADGKSYEGAIKDALAHPEMHAIAVLYCQTAVLDPRELAEIIIREYNESGRKKPLVVAIVGGIEAKEAIDMLNENGIPAYPEPERAIKALSALYKWSKWKKKYENQ, from the coding sequence ATGAGCCTAGAAGCTCTTTTTAATCCAAAAAGCATCGCTGTTATAGGTGCTTCTTCAAAACCAGGGAAGATAGGATATGCAATTATGAAGAACCTCATCGAGTATGGCTATGAGGGCAAAATATATCCAGTGAACATTAAAGGCGGAGAAATGGAAATTAGCGGAAGGAAGTTTAAGGTCTACAAGAGCATTCTTGAGGTTCCTGACGAAGTTGACATGGCCGTTATAGTCGTCCCCGCAAAGTTCGTTCCCCAGGTTCTTGAAGAATGCGGACAGAAAGGAGTCAAAGTTGTCCCAATCATAAGCTCGGGATTTGGTGAACTTGGAGAAGAGGGAAAGAAGGCCGAAAGGCAACTTGTCGAGACAGCCAAGAAGTACGGTATGAGAATCTTAGGTCCAAATATATTCGGCGTAGTTTACACCCCAGCAAAGCTCAACGCTACCTTCGGACCAACTGACGTCCTTCCAGGGCCATTAGCATTGATAAGCCAGAGCGGTGCCCTAGGAATTGCCCTTATGGGTTGGACCATCCTTGAAAAGATCGGTCTATCTGCAGTAGTTAGCGTAGGAAACAAAGCTGATATTGACGATGCAGACTTGCTCGAGTTCTTCAAGGACGATGACAACACTAAGGCAATTCTCATCTACATGGAGGGTGTGAAGGACGGTAGAAGGTTCATGGAGGTAGCAAAGGAAGTCAGCAAGAAGAAGCCTATAATAGTGATAAAGGCTGGAAGGAGCGAGAGAGGAGCAAAAGCTGCAGCATCCCACACAGATTCTCTCGCTGGAAGTGATACCATCTACACGGCAGCCTTTAAGCAGAGTGGAGTTCTCAGGGCCCTAACAATTGGAGAAGCATTCGACTGGGCCAGAGCACTTAGCAACCTTCCAGAGCCCCAAGGAGATAATGTTGTGATAATAACGAATGGTGGCGGAATCGGAGTCATGGCCACGGATGCAGCTGAAGAAGAGGGACTCCACCTGTATGATGACCTCGAGCAACTTAAGGTATTCGCCAACCACATGCCCCCGTTCGGTTCCTACAAGAATCCCGTTGACTTAACCGGAATGGCTGACGGGAAGAGTTACGAGGGAGCGATTAAAGATGCCCTAGCCCATCCAGAGATGCACGCTATAGCGGTCCTCTACTGTCAGACCGCAGTTCTCGATCCCAGGGAGCTTGCCGAAATAATCATTAGGGAGTACAACGAGAGCGGAAGGAAGAAGCCGCTTGTAGTAGCAATTGTCGGTGGAATTGAAGCTAAGGAAGCTATTGACATGCTCAATGAGAACGGAATACCAGCATATCCAGAACCAGAAAGGGCAATTAAGGCATTGTCAGCACTCTACAAGTGGAGTAAATGGAAGAAAAAGTATGAGAATCAGTGA
- a CDS encoding 50S ribosomal protein L37e, protein MGSGTATFGKRNKTPTHIRCRRCGRKAFNIKKGYCAACGFGRSRRLRKYRWSKKWKKKKNVH, encoded by the coding sequence ATGGGTAGTGGTACAGCAACTTTCGGTAAAAGGAATAAGACACCAACTCACATTAGATGCAGGAGATGCGGTAGGAAAGCATTTAACATAAAGAAGGGCTACTGTGCAGCTTGCGGCTTTGGGAGAAGCAGGAGACTTAGGAAGTACAGATGGAGCAAGAAGTGGAAGAAGAAAAAGAATGTTCACTGA
- a CDS encoding LSm family protein, whose amino-acid sequence MAERPLDVIHKSLDKDVLVILKKGFEFRGRLIGYDIHLNVVLADAEMIQDGEVVKKYGKIVIRGDNVLAISPTEEL is encoded by the coding sequence ATGGCTGAGAGGCCTCTTGATGTTATCCACAAATCTTTGGATAAGGACGTCCTCGTAATTCTCAAGAAAGGGTTCGAATTCAGGGGTAGGCTCATCGGGTATGACATTCACCTTAACGTTGTCTTGGCTGACGCAGAGATGATTCAGGATGGAGAGGTGGTGAAGAAGTACGGTAAGATTGTGATTAGAGGGGACAATGTATTGGCGATCTCTCCAACGGAAGAGCTGTGA
- a CDS encoding Lrp/AsnC family transcriptional regulator — MRGVLDDVDKKIIEILQKDGKVPLREISKITRLAESTIHERIKRLRESGIIKKFTAIVDPEALGYTMLAFILIKVKAGKYSEVASKLIKYPEIMEVYETTGDYDMVVKIRTKSSEELNNFLDIVGSIEGVEGTHTMIVLKVHKETTELPIK; from the coding sequence GTGAGGGGAGTACTTGACGATGTCGACAAAAAGATCATAGAAATTCTTCAGAAGGATGGAAAGGTTCCGCTTAGGGAAATATCAAAAATAACTAGATTAGCCGAATCCACTATCCACGAGAGAATTAAGAGACTAAGGGAAAGTGGTATTATTAAGAAATTTACGGCAATAGTAGATCCTGAAGCCCTTGGCTATACAATGCTTGCATTTATTTTAATCAAAGTAAAAGCAGGAAAGTACTCAGAAGTGGCCTCAAAACTTATAAAATATCCAGAAATCATGGAGGTTTATGAAACGACAGGAGACTATGATATGGTAGTTAAGATAAGGACAAAAAGTAGTGAAGAACTAAACAACTTCCTTGATATAGTAGGTAGCATTGAGGGAGTTGAGGGTACCCATACGATGATCGTTTTGAAAGTACACAAGGAAACGACAGAACTTCCAATCAAATGA
- a CDS encoding HEAT repeat domain-containing protein — protein sequence MRALRMERGFSIINIKQLRSDIKKWKIKEAVDTIALTKDRVEIVRELLKDRDSAIRGNTLFIIEKMVKEGYLKKEEVEELIDDIITLLKDPHERIALDAIKFLKYILENVELSDENYNKVMEALMGVVSSGRGILGEYAAEGLGILGIKISKLVRKVINFLVSLIKGSKEREVQSAAMTALTEIASKSKDKGVIEDVVNEMIGFLDSGDDYLQKRALSAIGRVVTTQRGRISKGLIDRLREKVSLLKGGELEEKANEVLSALTTAEKGSRQEEYKGYKIEQLLDMEKHEVVAEMAKENEEILEKVLEMLSSQDYIRKTDALWVISRIVDFLGPSRAYSILPTLGDLAKSKNPWVRSTAIKTLSNIYFLYPGTKNYIISLMDLLLKSSDKKAVEAGLELTKEISTHSPTKDLFTAAILLTLKRLGDKDVRLPILRFYALTAENFLNLDKEILEAMFNKLNEVYKDATDEEKEIIISLLDLLSTLIKKKEERA from the coding sequence TTGAGGGCATTAAGGATGGAGAGGGGGTTCTCAATAATAAACATTAAACAGCTTAGAAGTGATATTAAAAAGTGGAAGATAAAAGAAGCCGTTGATACGATCGCACTAACAAAAGATAGGGTAGAGATAGTGAGGGAACTCTTAAAGGATAGGGACAGTGCGATCAGGGGAAACACTTTGTTTATAATAGAAAAAATGGTAAAAGAGGGCTACTTAAAAAAGGAGGAGGTTGAAGAGTTAATTGACGACATAATTACCCTACTAAAAGATCCCCATGAGAGAATAGCACTAGATGCGATAAAATTCCTGAAGTATATCCTAGAAAACGTAGAACTTTCAGATGAAAACTACAATAAGGTTATGGAAGCCCTAATGGGAGTAGTAAGCTCAGGGAGAGGAATCCTGGGAGAATATGCCGCTGAAGGATTGGGAATACTCGGCATTAAAATATCTAAGCTGGTAAGGAAGGTAATCAACTTCCTTGTATCACTAATAAAGGGGAGTAAAGAGAGAGAAGTCCAGAGTGCTGCTATGACAGCACTAACTGAAATAGCAAGCAAATCAAAGGACAAGGGAGTTATCGAGGATGTAGTAAATGAGATGATAGGGTTCTTAGATTCAGGAGATGATTATCTACAGAAGAGAGCTCTTTCAGCAATTGGAAGGGTTGTGACAACACAAAGAGGGAGAATATCAAAAGGGCTTATAGACAGGCTAAGGGAAAAAGTTAGTTTACTTAAAGGTGGAGAGCTTGAGGAAAAGGCAAATGAAGTATTAAGTGCCCTTACAACGGCAGAAAAAGGATCAAGACAAGAAGAGTACAAGGGATATAAGATAGAGCAACTACTAGATATGGAAAAACATGAAGTCGTTGCAGAAATGGCAAAGGAAAATGAGGAAATCCTAGAGAAAGTATTGGAAATGTTATCTTCCCAAGATTACATAAGAAAAACGGATGCCCTGTGGGTGATTTCAAGGATAGTTGATTTCTTAGGCCCCAGTAGAGCATACTCTATCCTCCCAACGTTAGGAGATTTGGCAAAAAGCAAGAACCCCTGGGTCAGAAGCACCGCGATAAAAACATTATCAAACATATATTTCCTTTACCCAGGAACAAAAAATTACATAATATCACTTATGGACTTATTACTAAAGTCCTCAGATAAAAAAGCCGTTGAAGCCGGATTAGAACTTACTAAAGAAATATCAACGCATTCCCCAACAAAAGATCTCTTTACCGCTGCTATACTCTTAACATTAAAGAGGCTAGGAGATAAGGATGTAAGACTTCCAATTCTGAGGTTTTATGCACTAACCGCCGAGAACTTCTTAAACTTGGATAAGGAGATACTTGAGGCAATGTTTAACAAGTTAAATGAGGTATATAAGGACGCCACCGACGAAGAAAAGGAGATAATAATATCCTTACTAGATCTCCTCAGTACTTTAATTAAGAAAAAGGAGGAAAGGGCATGA
- a CDS encoding nascent polypeptide-associated complex protein: MMPMNPKQLKRLMKQLDMKQLDGVEEVIIRMKDKEIIIKEPVVTVIKAMGEKMYQIAGGHEEERVIVKISEEDIKLVMEQTGVDYETAKKALEETGGDLAEAILKLTEN, from the coding sequence ATGATGCCTATGAATCCAAAGCAACTAAAGAGGCTTATGAAACAGCTTGATATGAAGCAGCTAGATGGAGTTGAGGAGGTTATAATTCGAATGAAGGACAAGGAGATAATTATCAAGGAGCCAGTAGTCACCGTTATTAAGGCGATGGGGGAGAAGATGTATCAAATAGCTGGAGGTCATGAGGAGGAGAGGGTCATTGTCAAGATATCGGAGGAGGATATTAAGCTTGTAATGGAGCAAACTGGCGTTGATTACGAAACTGCAAAAAAAGCACTAGAAGAAACTGGAGGAGATTTAGCGGAAGCAATATTAAAGTTAACTGAGAATTGA
- a CDS encoding DUF7132 family protein: MRVIKEWNVKVKLVRTKRGAILHMIELKPGHFFLEQNPLKDSKYGVAYRKIKQSFPEFYLFWEIKDNKYTGRVLAGAFLEKDEIDEFMTLLAKTEDFKKFEHILEEIEEVEEEE, encoded by the coding sequence ATGAGAGTCATTAAGGAGTGGAACGTTAAGGTCAAGTTGGTAAGGACTAAGAGGGGAGCAATTCTCCATATGATCGAGTTAAAACCTGGCCACTTCTTTCTTGAGCAGAACCCACTCAAGGATTCGAAGTACGGTGTTGCGTACAGAAAAATAAAGCAGAGCTTTCCAGAATTCTACCTATTTTGGGAGATCAAAGATAACAAGTATACCGGAAGGGTCTTGGCTGGGGCATTCCTAGAGAAGGATGAAATAGATGAGTTCATGACTTTGTTGGCTAAAACTGAGGACTTTAAGAAGTTTGAGCACATACTCGAAGAGATTGAAGAGGTCGAGGAAGAGGAATAA
- a CDS encoding M42 family metallopeptidase, whose product MVDYELLKKVVEAPGVSGYEFLGIRDVVIEEIKDYVDEVKVDKLGNVIAHKEGEGPKVMIAAHMDQIGLMVTHIEKNGFLRVAPIGGVDPKTLIAQRFKVWIDKGKFIYGVGASVPPHIQKPEDRKKAPDWDQIFIDIGAESKEEAEEMGVRIGTVITWDGRLERLGKHRFVSIAFDDRIAVYTLIETARQLEDTKADVYFVATVQEEVGLRGARTSAFGIDPDYGFAIDVTIAADVPGTPEHKQVTQLGKGTAIKIMDRSVICHPAIVRWLEELAKKYEIPYQLEILLGGGTDAGAIHLTREGVPTGAISVPARYIHSNTEVVDERDVDAGVKLMVKALENIHELKI is encoded by the coding sequence ATGGTGGATTATGAGCTTCTTAAAAAGGTAGTAGAAGCGCCGGGCGTCTCTGGATATGAGTTCCTTGGAATTAGGGATGTCGTGATCGAGGAGATCAAAGACTACGTAGATGAAGTAAAGGTCGACAAGCTTGGTAACGTCATAGCACACAAGGAGGGTGAAGGGCCAAAGGTTATGATCGCAGCTCACATGGATCAGATAGGCCTCATGGTTACGCACATCGAAAAGAACGGCTTCCTTAGAGTTGCCCCAATAGGTGGTGTTGATCCAAAGACGTTAATTGCCCAAAGGTTTAAGGTTTGGATTGATAAGGGCAAGTTCATTTACGGTGTCGGAGCCTCAGTTCCACCCCATATCCAGAAACCAGAAGATAGGAAGAAGGCTCCAGATTGGGATCAGATATTCATAGATATTGGCGCTGAAAGCAAAGAGGAAGCCGAGGAGATGGGTGTTAGGATTGGGACAGTGATAACTTGGGATGGGAGGCTAGAGAGGCTTGGAAAGCACAGGTTCGTAAGCATAGCTTTTGACGATAGGATTGCTGTTTACACTCTAATAGAAACGGCCAGACAGCTTGAGGATACTAAGGCCGATGTTTACTTCGTTGCAACGGTTCAGGAGGAAGTTGGCCTTAGGGGAGCTAGGACTTCAGCTTTTGGAATAGATCCAGACTACGGCTTTGCAATAGATGTTACAATTGCAGCCGATGTTCCTGGAACGCCGGAGCACAAGCAGGTTACCCAGCTTGGAAAGGGAACCGCGATAAAGATCATGGATCGCTCTGTTATATGCCACCCTGCAATAGTTAGGTGGCTTGAGGAGCTTGCTAAAAAGTACGAGATCCCCTACCAGCTTGAGATCCTGCTCGGTGGAGGGACGGATGCTGGAGCAATACACCTAACCAGAGAAGGAGTTCCAACGGGAGCAATCAGCGTTCCAGCTAGGTACATCCACTCGAACACTGAAGTTGTTGACGAGAGGGATGTTGATGCTGGAGTGAAGCTGATGGTCAAGGCTTTAGAAAACATCCATGAGCTCAAAATCTGA
- the rtcA gene encoding RNA 3'-terminal phosphate cyclase, whose translation MITIDGSYGEGGGQILRTSIALSVITGEPVKIINIRANRPNPGLRPQHLHGILALKELSNAKVEGAEVGSKELTFIPGKIKAKNISINIGTAGSITLVLQALLPAMAFAEKRIKFRITGGTDVPWSPPVDYMRNVTLFALRRIGINGEIVIERRGHYPKGGGIVRGFIDPWDEKRELVALEYTTINKIEGISHATNLPTHVAERQAKAAKKELEVLGVPIEIKTEVSRSLGPGSGVVVWAETDCLRLGGDALGKKGKPAEVVGKEAAKELLDQLKTKACVDKFLGDQLIPFLAFSGGRVKVVEITRHLITNVWVVEQFLGKVFEVKGDIGNPGVVEVTRRVEL comes from the coding sequence ATGATAACAATTGACGGTAGTTATGGCGAGGGTGGGGGTCAAATACTCAGGACTTCAATAGCACTCTCAGTGATAACAGGAGAGCCCGTAAAGATAATCAACATTAGAGCAAACAGGCCAAACCCAGGATTAAGACCCCAGCATCTTCATGGGATATTAGCATTAAAGGAGTTAAGCAACGCAAAGGTTGAAGGAGCGGAGGTTGGTTCAAAGGAACTCACCTTTATTCCAGGCAAAATTAAAGCCAAGAACATAAGCATTAACATAGGAACTGCGGGGAGCATAACACTAGTCCTTCAAGCGCTTCTCCCTGCTATGGCTTTTGCAGAGAAGAGAATAAAGTTCAGGATAACGGGGGGAACGGATGTCCCCTGGAGCCCTCCAGTAGATTACATGAGAAATGTAACTCTCTTTGCCCTAAGAAGAATCGGAATTAATGGTGAGATAGTGATTGAGAGGAGAGGGCACTACCCCAAAGGTGGAGGGATCGTTAGAGGCTTTATAGACCCGTGGGATGAAAAGAGGGAGTTAGTTGCACTTGAATATACAACGATAAATAAGATTGAAGGAATAAGCCACGCAACAAATCTCCCAACCCATGTCGCGGAGAGGCAAGCAAAGGCCGCAAAGAAAGAACTTGAAGTGCTTGGAGTTCCAATAGAGATAAAGACAGAAGTATCAAGATCACTTGGCCCAGGAAGTGGTGTAGTTGTCTGGGCCGAGACCGATTGTTTAAGGCTTGGTGGGGATGCCCTGGGAAAGAAAGGCAAACCCGCAGAGGTTGTGGGAAAAGAAGCTGCTAAAGAACTGCTTGATCAGCTAAAGACAAAGGCCTGCGTCGATAAGTTCCTGGGGGATCAGCTCATACCATTCCTGGCGTTCTCAGGAGGAAGGGTTAAAGTTGTCGAAATAACTAGACATCTAATAACAAACGTTTGGGTCGTTGAGCAGTTCCTGGGGAAGGTTTTTGAGGTAAAGGGCGATATTGGCAATCCAGGGGTTGTAGAAGTCACTAGGAGGGTTGAGTTATGA
- a CDS encoding metallophosphoesterase: MKVGIMSDTHDNLPAIKLAVEFFNREEVDLVIHAGDFVAPFVAREFSKLNAPLKGVFGNNDGEREGLREKLGIKDEILTLDLKGLKTVVLHGTDERIVEALARSQLYDIVIRGHTHRHGIQEVGRTIIINPGEVCGYLTGVKSVAILNVKEREIKIVDLETGDILGLMSL; encoded by the coding sequence ATGAAAGTCGGCATTATGAGTGACACGCACGATAATTTACCCGCGATAAAGCTTGCGGTAGAATTCTTTAACAGAGAGGAAGTAGACCTCGTCATTCATGCTGGGGATTTTGTTGCACCGTTTGTAGCAAGGGAGTTCTCAAAACTCAATGCTCCCTTAAAAGGTGTCTTTGGGAATAACGATGGGGAAAGGGAAGGTCTTAGAGAAAAACTAGGAATAAAAGATGAAATTCTAACCTTGGACTTAAAGGGCCTAAAGACTGTGGTTCTCCATGGGACTGACGAGAGGATAGTTGAAGCATTAGCTCGAAGCCAACTTTACGACATTGTAATAAGGGGCCACACCCACAGACACGGAATCCAAGAAGTCGGAAGAACGATAATAATAAACCCCGGAGAAGTCTGCGGATATCTTACAGGGGTTAAGAGCGTTGCAATACTCAACGTAAAAGAAAGGGAAATAAAAATAGTTGATCTGGAAACGGGAGATATTTTAGGCCTCATGAGCCTCTAG
- a CDS encoding ABC transporter permease, with protein sequence MSDFMVILMKELKDMFRDRGVIIGLIIVPLVLYPALGQMVQIGMEQAQKETKVVIANFDSGNYADILIKTLKIAPNVTVVEIKAKSIDEALRIATSKGYNVLVVVPSNFSECIEENEKAMVEVYGIFTGMSLGMKESVSEGRINAVINVLNEELAKLKLKSNYPNPEAVLHPINVKSYSVLKGRVINLPPSVVSGVIASQAFSIPLVVFIMFTMVSQMAASTMASEKENKTLETLLTLPVSRTAIVAGKMVGSAILGLIAALAYMFGMSRYFSSLGMNSNIKLEDLGLKITPYGMVLFAVIIFLAITFAISLSMLLGTFAEDTKSAGTLVSTVMMPLLFPTFTFMIVDVETLPTVVKYILYAIPFSHPIIASRAMILGEYSKMYMSIAYLALVSLGTLYATAWFFRTEKILTAKIRFKKRARGS encoded by the coding sequence ATGTCTGATTTTATGGTAATTTTAATGAAAGAGCTAAAAGATATGTTTAGGGATAGGGGGGTTATCATCGGATTAATAATAGTCCCTCTCGTCCTTTATCCTGCGCTTGGGCAAATGGTGCAGATCGGCATGGAACAGGCCCAGAAGGAGACGAAGGTGGTAATCGCAAACTTTGACTCTGGGAATTACGCTGATATTTTGATAAAGACTTTAAAAATTGCTCCTAATGTTACAGTCGTTGAGATTAAAGCTAAAAGCATCGATGAAGCGCTAAGGATTGCGACTTCTAAAGGCTACAACGTTCTCGTCGTTGTCCCTTCGAACTTCTCGGAATGCATAGAAGAGAATGAAAAGGCGATGGTTGAAGTTTATGGCATATTCACAGGCATGAGCCTCGGAATGAAGGAGAGCGTGAGTGAAGGCAGGATAAATGCCGTAATAAACGTTCTAAATGAAGAGCTTGCGAAGCTTAAGCTGAAGTCCAACTATCCTAACCCCGAGGCGGTGCTTCATCCGATAAACGTGAAGAGCTACTCTGTGCTCAAGGGAAGGGTGATAAACCTTCCTCCTTCGGTTGTTTCTGGTGTTATAGCTTCTCAGGCATTTTCGATCCCCCTTGTCGTATTCATAATGTTTACGATGGTCTCTCAAATGGCTGCTAGTACTATGGCAAGCGAAAAGGAGAATAAAACATTGGAGACCCTGCTTACTCTCCCTGTTTCAAGAACGGCAATTGTTGCTGGGAAGATGGTGGGAAGTGCTATCCTAGGACTAATAGCTGCCCTAGCTTACATGTTCGGAATGAGCAGGTACTTCTCGAGCCTAGGAATGAACTCTAACATTAAGCTCGAGGATCTCGGATTAAAAATTACCCCCTATGGCATGGTTCTCTTTGCAGTCATAATATTCCTAGCGATAACCTTTGCTATCTCCCTCTCCATGCTACTTGGAACCTTTGCAGAAGACACTAAGAGTGCTGGCACTCTAGTAAGCACGGTCATGATGCCCTTGCTATTTCCAACTTTTACATTTATGATTGTTGACGTTGAAACTCTTCCCACCGTCGTAAAGTACATTCTCTATGCGATCCCATTCAGTCATCCTATAATTGCCTCGAGGGCAATGATCCTAGGAGAGTACTCTAAAATGTACATGAGCATAGCCTACCTTGCCTTGGTGTCCCTGGGAACCCTCTATGCTACCGCCTGGTTCTTTAGAACGGAAAAGATCCTTACAGCAAAGATAAGATTCAAGAAAAGAGCTAGAGGCTCATGA
- a CDS encoding ABC transporter ATP-binding protein translates to MVAVEVEKLEKDYGKVKALKGISFTIEEGEIFGLIGPNGAGKSTTLRILATLLTPTGGRAEVFGHDVVEEAEEVRKLISYLPEEAGAYKRLTGLEYLEFMAKLYAKDNKKAEKMLELGIKLSGLGERLRDKVSTYSKGMTRRLLLARALMVKPKLAILDEPTSGLDIMNAFEIRKTIKEFVKEGVTFLISSHNMLEVEYLCDRVALIHKGRIVEIGEPEELKAKYNAENLEEVFMEAIKNV, encoded by the coding sequence ATGGTGGCGGTTGAGGTTGAAAAGCTTGAGAAGGATTACGGGAAAGTCAAGGCACTCAAGGGAATTAGCTTTACAATAGAGGAGGGGGAAATATTCGGCTTAATAGGTCCAAATGGGGCAGGTAAAAGCACTACATTGAGAATTCTGGCCACTCTGCTAACGCCCACGGGGGGCAGGGCCGAGGTATTTGGGCATGATGTAGTTGAAGAGGCCGAGGAAGTTAGGAAGCTCATAAGTTACCTTCCCGAAGAGGCTGGAGCTTACAAGAGGCTGACAGGGTTGGAGTACCTTGAATTCATGGCTAAGCTCTACGCAAAGGATAACAAGAAAGCCGAGAAGATGCTAGAGCTGGGAATAAAACTGAGTGGGCTTGGTGAGAGGCTTAGGGACAAGGTTTCAACGTACTCTAAGGGCATGACGAGGAGGCTTCTTCTAGCTCGAGCTCTAATGGTCAAACCAAAGCTTGCCATTCTTGATGAACCGACGAGCGGGCTTGATATAATGAATGCCTTTGAGATAAGGAAGACGATAAAGGAGTTCGTTAAGGAAGGGGTGACCTTCCTAATATCGAGCCACAACATGCTTGAGGTTGAGTACCTCTGCGATAGGGTGGCATTAATCCATAAGGGAAGGATTGTTGAGATAGGTGAGCCGGAGGAGTTGAAGGCTAAGTATAACGCTGAGAACTTAGAAGAGGTGTTTATGGAGGCGATCAAGAATGTCTGA
- a CDS encoding helix-turn-helix transcriptional regulator: MKNRLREFREAYGLTQEELARALGVTRQTIIAIEKGKYDPSLKLAFKIARFFGVKIEDIFIYDED, translated from the coding sequence GTGAAGAACCGGCTTAGGGAGTTTAGAGAGGCCTATGGTCTAACCCAGGAAGAGTTGGCCAGAGCTCTAGGGGTTACTAGACAGACGATAATCGCGATAGAGAAGGGGAAGTACGATCCCTCTTTAAAACTTGCGTTTAAAATAGCCCGCTTTTTTGGAGTTAAAATTGAGGATATATTCATATATGATGAGGACTAA
- a CDS encoding DUF2178 domain-containing protein, protein MKVERIVPLGIIMTMGALLGWSVGRGSFVGAMIVFALGAVTLNLYYDFLRKKGYILEDERTIRIEEISARRTLQVILTILAVSMIYFSTKVRSDSSYKGLMAFSGLLLFTIMITHMILRIYYSRVM, encoded by the coding sequence ATGAAAGTTGAAAGAATAGTACCACTAGGGATTATAATGACTATGGGCGCCCTTCTAGGGTGGAGCGTTGGGAGGGGAAGCTTTGTAGGGGCGATGATAGTTTTTGCTCTGGGAGCTGTTACCCTGAACCTCTATTATGACTTCCTGAGGAAGAAGGGGTATATACTTGAAGATGAGAGAACGATAAGGATAGAGGAGATCTCGGCAAGGAGGACCCTTCAGGTTATATTAACAATCCTGGCTGTCTCTATGATTTATTTTTCAACGAAGGTTCGGAGTGATAGTTCCTATAAGGGGCTTATGGCTTTCTCGGGCTTATTGCTATTTACAATAATGATCACTCACATGATCCTAAGGATTTACTACTCAAGGGTGATGTAG